One Chaetodon auriga isolate fChaAug3 chromosome 14, fChaAug3.hap1, whole genome shotgun sequence genomic window carries:
- the orc3 gene encoding origin recognition complex subunit 3 — protein sequence MTVKTPQQETDLDLQGGLNRESKDAFTVANAEMSTSSVSKGCFVFKPSCKKKKTVSLEDHFSHGCEGAENSETRFKLCQDLWDKIKTDTEVLQDELNRKILDSLLDFTRKCSSTRLHSDWASQMRASEIPTAALVLGVNVPDHDMTFQSLSDLLQQSVTPHVASVQAKECGALKHLMKKVLERLMDTVVTVDDEEEDEAEQTSAQLHKSVHCSLSTLCDWYNTKTKKSNSGTPGKKRCSPGRDEPQQPPVVIIFKDLEAFNPRVLQDFILICSRYIERLPLMFIFGIATSPSTIQHMLPHSVSSLLCIELFQSLSCTQHLATVIDKLILTPQFPFKLNGKVMQVLMSIFLYHDFSVRNFIKGVQLALLEHFHSQPLSVLCCRKKEAVLNVMQLSHRNLERIRHLPSFKRYVEKQEPQEQVNLLTDDTRLKVVCQKLIKGLRKYHKNYYPVLRCLHTLTSSLPRYPLGKQVRELHLICLEKHVWENEDYQTAMKLLKMLAKDELIALLQRCVEILQPVKSKKMKAALVLLKDLLTRFKQLDTVAAETPPCAEDCITSPVKDLQKKTDLFQLQKTLLEMNESRRAKKLSPFEVLRNEALEFIDSLVKSHLSPPESQTLNEVCYYTSSATVRRHLNATPRTSIQAALSSPYYYLQNESLKTEDGSVSNAAPDICIAYKLHLECGRLINLYDWLEAYATVVSAAEGNNPDSFGKVDEVKHARFIQAVSELEFLGFIKSTKQKTDHVARLTWGGC from the exons ATGACTGTTAAAACACCGCAACAGGAAACTGACTTGGACCTGCAGGGAGGCCTTAACAGGGAGAGCAAGGATGCTTTCACG GTAGCTAATGCTGAGATGTCTACGTCATCTGTGTCAAAG ggctgctttgttttcaaaCCAAGttgcaagaagaaaaagacagtgaGTTTGG AGGATCACTTCAGCCATGGCTGTGAAGGAGCTGAGAACAGCGAAACGAGATTCAAGCTTTGTCAAGATCTGTGGGACAAAAttaagacagacacagag GTTTTACAGGATGAGCTCAACAGGAAAATCTTGGACAGCTTGCTGGACTTCACGAGGAAGTGCTCGTCCACCCGCCTACACAGTGACTGGGCTTCACAGATGAGGGCCAGTGAGATTCCCACAGCGGCTCTCGTTCTTG GTGTGAATGTCCCAGACCACGACATGACCTTCCAGAGTCTGTCTGACCTGCTCCAGCAGTCTGTCACTCCTCATGTGGCTTCTGTACAGGCCAAAGAGTGCGGAG ctttgaaACACTTGATGAAGAAGGTCCTGGAGAGATTAATGGACACTGTTGTGACTGTggatgatgaggaagaagacGAGGCGGAGCAGACCAGTGCACAGCTCCACAAGAGCGTGCATTGCTCCCTCAGTACGCTCTGTGATTGgtacaatacaaaaacaaag AAATCCAACTCTGGCACTCCTGGAAAAAAGCGTTGTTCTCCTGGCAGAGATGAGCCACAGCAGCCTCCTGTTGTAATTATCTTCAAAGATTTGGAGGCTTTCAACCCAAGAGTTCTCCAGGACTTCATACTCATCTGCAG CCGGTACATTGAACGTCTTCCGCTGATGTTCATCTTTGGTATCGCCACATCGCCCAGCACCATCCAACATATGCTGCCCCACTCTGTGTCCTCCCTGCTGTGCATAGAGCTCTTCCAGTCCCTGTCCTGCACACAGCACCTGGCCACGGTCATAGACAAG TTGATCCTGACGCCTCAGTTCCCTTTTAAGCTCAACGGCAAAGTGATGCAGGTGCTTATGAGCATCTTCCTCTACCACGACTTCTCAGTGAGGAACTTCATCAAGGGCGTTCAG CTGGCCCTGCTGGAGCACTTTCACTCTCAGCCTCTCAGTGTTCTGTGCTGTAGGAAGAAGGAGGCTGTGCTCAATGTGATGCAGCTCAGTCACCGCAACTTAGAGAGGATCCGGCATCTGCCGTCCTTCAAGAG GTATGTAGAGAAGCAGGAACCTCAGGAACAAGTGAATCTGTTGACGGATGACACTCGGTTAAAG GTGGTGTGTCAGAAGCTCATAAAAGGCCTTCGCAAATACCACAAGAACTATTATCCCGTGTTGAGGTGTCTCCACACTCTGACCTCGTCTTTACCTCGGTACCCCCTCGGAAAACAG GTCAGAGAGCTCCATTTAATATGTCTGGAGAAGCATGTATGGGAGAATGAGGATTACCAGACAGCCATGAAACTCCTCAA GATGCTGGCTAAAGACGAGCTGATCGCTTTGCTCCAGCGATGTGTTGAAATTCTGCAGCCTGTCAAGTCAAAGAAGATGAAGGCTGCTCTTGTCCTGTTGAAAGACCTGCTCACCAGATTCAAGCAGTTGGACA CAGTAGCGGCTGAAACTCCCCCCTGTGCAGAAGACTGCATCACCTCTCCAGTGAAGGatctgcaaaagaaaacagatctgTTCCAGCTTCAGAAG ACGCTGCTGGAGATGAACGAGTCTCGGAGAGCCAAGAAACTGAGTCCGTTTGAGGTCCTGCGAAACGAAGCTCTGGAGTTTATCGACAGCTTAGTGAA GAGCCACCTGTCTCCCCCTGAGTCTCAGACACTCAATGAAGTTTGCTACTACACTTCTTCAGCCACAGTGAGACGCCACCTCAACGCGACACCTCGCACCTCCATCCAGGCTGCACTCAGCAGCCCCTACTATTACCTTCAG AATGAGAGCCTGAAGACTGAGGATGGCAGCGTCTCTAATGCAGCTCCTGACATCTGCATCGCGTACAAACTCCACCTGGAGTGCGGCAGGCTGATTAACCTGTACGACTGGCTCGAA gcctACGCCACCGtggtttctgctgctgaggGGAACAACCCGGACAGTTTTGGCAAAGTGGACGAAGTCAAACA CGCCCGTTTCATTCAAGCTGTGTCCGAACTCGAGTTTCTGGGCTTCATCAAGTCCACCAAGCAGAAGACCGACCACGTGGCTCGACTCACCTGGGGAGGCTGCTGA
- the LOC143332112 gene encoding akirin-2-like → MACGATLKRTMDFDPLMSPTSPKRRRCVPVSPSSSSSSPRKYLSMEPSPFGESSSTLSAEQILNSIKQEYKRIQKRKHLDGGYQQSECCYSPESPSQSSTMNVSSMPGTSSGGVSPTRREQPLFTLRQVGMICERLLKEREEKVREEYEETMTSKLAEQYDTFVKFTHDQLMRRFGEQPASYVS, encoded by the exons ATGGCGTGTGGAGCCACCCTGAAGAGGACCATGGATTTCGATCCGCTGATGAGTCCCACGTCCCCTAAAAGACGAAGATGCGTCCCCGTGTCCCCAtcgtcctcatcctcatccccTAGGAAGTATCTTAGCATGGAGCCCTCGCCATTCGGGGAATCTTCATCAACTCTTAGTGCAG AACAAATCCTCAACAGCATCAAACAGGAGTACAAACGCATTCAAAAGAGGAAGCATCTAGATGGAGGCTACCAACAGTCAGAGTGCTGCTATTCTCCAGAGTCCCCATCCCAGTCGTCTACTATGAATGTTTCCAGCATGCCAG GAACGTCCTCTGGAGGCGTTTCTCCCACCAGAAGAGAACAGCCATTATTCACCCTCAGACAAGTTGGAATGATCTGTGAACGCCTGCTGAAAGAACGGGAAGAGAAGGTGCGGGAGGAATACGAGGAGACCATGACTTCGAAACTGGCAG AACAATATGACACCTTTGTGAAGTTCACACACGATCAGTTAATGCGACGATTCGGGGAGCAACCTGCGAGCT ATGTTTCCTGA
- the LOC143331211 gene encoding cannabinoid receptor type 1B, protein MKLALHRIAGTTMSTLTTGVPYLGSNDASYDDPSIDSTLIKNRFHFEKPHSASASHSLLGLVPGNKEAIHSGLAPIFPTNVSDFLLSNGTSVEGGGATQCGEDLVDNMECFMILTPGQQLAIAILALTLGTFTVLENLMVLCVILHSQTLRSRPSYHFIGSLAVADLIGSIIFVYSFLDFHVLHRKDSPNIFLFKLAGVIASFTASVGSLFLTAIDRYISIHRPMSYKRIITKTKAIIAFSVMWTISIVFSLLPLLGWNCKRLNSVCSDIFPLIDQKYLMFWIGMTTILVLFIIYAYMFILWKSHNHAVRMLSRSSQRSVIVYTAEGTKVQTVRPEQARMDLRLAKTLVLILVALIICWGPLLAIMVYDLFGKVNDFIKTVFAFCSMLCLLNSTVNPVIYAMRSKDLRRAFVNICHMCRGATQPLDNSAESDWNSRSVRGTAGGAGKDGAACGKTRVKVAQVTVSGVTETSTAEPV, encoded by the coding sequence ATGAAGTTGGCTTTGCACAGGATAGCAGGCACCACAATGAGCACCTTAACGACGGGTGTCCCGTACCTCGGCTCTAACGACGCCAGCTACGACGACCCGTCCATCGACTCGACTCTAATCAAGAACAGGTTCCACTTTGAGAAACCTCACTCCGCCTCGGCGAGTCACTCCCTCCTCGGACTTGTTCCTGGAAATAAAGAGGCCATCCACAGTGGCCTCGCTCCCATTTTCCCCACCAATGTATCAGACTTTCTGCTGAGTAATGGCACGTCTGTGGAGGGCGGAGGGGCGACACAGTGTGGGGAGGACCTTGTGGACAACATGGAGTGTTTCATGATCCTCACTCCCGGTCAGCAGCTTGCGATCGCCATCTTGGCGCTCACCCTGGGTACTTTTACGGTGCTGGAGAACCTCATGGTGCTGTGTGTGATCCTGCACTCCCAGACACTTCGGTCTCGGCCTTCCTACCATTTCATAGGGAGCCTGGCTGTGGCTGATCTGATAGGCAGCATCATTTTTGTCTACAGCTTCCTGGATTTCCATGTCCTCCACAGGAAGGACAGCCCCAATATTTTCCTGTTCAAGCTGGCCGGGGTCATCGCCTCCTTCACTGCCTCTGTTGGCAGTCTGTTTCTCACTGCAATCGACCGCTACATCTCCATCCACAGGCCCATGTCGTACAAACGCATCATCACAAAGACTAAAGCAATCATTGCCTTCAGTGTGATGTGGACCATCTCCATcgtcttctctctgctgccgctgctgggGTGGAACTGCAAGCGTCTCAACTCTGTCTGCTCGGACATTTTCCCTCTAATCGACCAGAAGTACCTGATGTTCTGGATCGGGATGACGACTATCTTGGTCCTGTTCATCATCTACGCCTACATGTTCATCCTCTGGAAGTCCCACAACCACGCTGTCCGCATGCTGAGCCGCAGCTCCCAGAGGAGTGTGATAGTCTACACCGCGGAGGGCACTAAAGTGCAGACAGTGAGGCCCGAGCAGGCCCGGATGGATCTCCGTCTGGCTAAAACCCTGGTCCTGATCCTGGTGGCCCTCATCATCTGCTGGGGTCCACTCCTAGCCATCATGGTTTACGACCTCTTTGGGAAGGTGAACGACTTCATAAAGACCGTGTTTGCCTTTTGCAGCATGCTCTGCCTGCTCAACTCCACCGTGAACCCTGTGATCTACGCCATGAGGAGCAAGGACCTGCGCAGGGCCTTCGTCAACATCTGCCATATGTGCCGGGGAGCAACGCAGCCTCTAGACAACAGCGCTGAGAGTGACTGGAACAGCAGGAGTGTGAGAGGCACAGCGGGTGGGGCGGGCAAAGATGGAGCCGCCTGTGGAAAGACTCGAGTAAAGGTAGCCCAGGTTACCGTTTCTGGAGTGACTGAGACCTCTACAGCAGAGCCGGTCTAA